The genomic interval TGCCTCACCTTCCTTCCCCCATATCCTGATGGCCCTGTCGCCTCCACAGGAGGCCATCAGAGTGGCCGTGGGGTTCCAGGCAACATGCCAGCAACGAGAGTCTGGATGGGCGGTGAACCGCTCAACGAGAACCAGTGCGTCCTTCATATCTCCACCTGTCAGGCCGCCGTGGaccacagccaccaccaccagataACTTCAGTTGGAAGGCGCTGCTGCAAAACGGCCCCTAGAATCAAGACTGGTGTCCGACCACTAAACAAGGAGATGTCGGTGTTAATGGACGAAAAAACAGCGTCCCGTCTCCGAATCAAttaaactaataataatacttttacTGAAACATCGACGTTATTTCCTGATGGCTGAGCAACATCGTACCAACTTCCATTACATATTTCTAACTCGTCTCGAACGGCCTGAGTCAACGTTACAAACTCAGAGCTCTGCCCCCTGTGGCCTGGAATGGTTTTACCCCAATGTATGGTTCCGGCAATAGTGTTGTTCCTGCAATAGTGGTGTTCCAGGAGATGGTCATGTTTAGGGTTTAGGTTGTACAAGGTATTATTTTAGATATGGTTAAGTTGAGGTATTAGGTGTTGTGCAGGGACATCCTTCTGTCAAGCGGTGCGTTGTTGTACAGTAGCAGTACCCGCCGCTAGAGGCCGCCAGAGGGCATCACGGTGTGGGGTGGTGCTCTACCAGTACCCGCCGCAAGAGGCCGCTGGAGGGCCGCGTGGCCGCTGGGTCATCCGACGCCGAGGCTTTGAAAGTGAAACGAAGAATGGCTTGAACAAGGAAGACACATATTTTACAGGAAGGCACTGCGCTGTTTTTTAAGTTTTGTTTGAATTTGTTTGGAGACAAAACGCGGAAAGACTGCCCTTTCGACTCGGTTGTGTTTTTTCTCAGGCAATAGATCACATTGTTTCGACCCCGGGGAGATTTTCAAGCGGCTGACCTGACATCTAAGAAGAGGCTAACGTTAGCCGTGTGTgctaacaacaacagcaggccCCGGAGCTCTATTGTCCCTTACCTTACTCCTCGATCGCATAGTTTATTTCAGCAAGCTCTCCAAACAAAGCCAGTGCTTCGTATCCTCCGTATCGACAGCAGTAGTCACTGTCATCACTGTTTTTGCTGCCTGTTTTTCGGGGGATATCATTCGGGACTGGCCTTCGTGGGGTACAGTGCCATCCATACGATCACATCCGTCGTATTAACAGGATAAAACGCCAATCGTATCTCCACTCCTCCCGAAAGACGCTAAGGCAAGTGGGTAAACATGTACGCACCCCCGGGCCCCGCTGTCACCAGCGGCCGGAGGCGGAGAGGCGGCACCTCGCTGCCCAAGCAGCCGGAGCGTAGCCTGGCGTCCGCCCTCCCCGGAGCGCTCTCCATCACCGCACTGTGCACGGCCCTGGCGGAACCGGCCTGGCTCCGGATCCACGGTGGCACCTGTCCAAGGCAGGAGCTGGGGGTAGCAGACGTCTTGGGTTATATCGATCCCAAACTCCTGGAGGGTGAGAAGAGAACCACAATCCGGTCACCATTGGACACGCGAGAGGAAATGTGTGAAATCTGTGGCCCGTTGCACATGGTGTAAACAAAGCTGTCTtgtttccttcctcccttctccctctctagaTTATTGTGTGAACCCCCAGACTATCTTGTTGCTGAGGGTGATTGCTGCCTTCTGCTTCCTGGGCATTCTGTGCAGTCTGACTGCATTCCTTTTAGATGTGTTTGGACCCAAACATCCGGCACTCAAGATCACACGCCGATATGCCTTTGCCCACATCCTCACAGGTATGACACTCAGGGTCCGGGTCCGGGGTCCGATTGACAGAAATGACCAAACCCTTATGGTAGACTCAAACTGCATGATAGGACATTTTCAGGAGTTTTATTGAATCTTTAGTTAtctaggcccaatcccatttctaccccttaccctctCCCCGTAAGGCGTAAggagtagaaatgggattgggccttactctGTTGACATTTAGTTAAACTAGTAAAACATTAAgcacagttcctaacatgttctgtttattgtgtgtgaaggcaGAATCAGTCAAACTCCGATAAAACGGTTTCATTTGCATAACCGTACAACCAAACCCCACACCGTGACCTCACTGTCCTCTCTGTGCACCCCCCCAGTACTGCAGTGCGCCACGGTCATCGGCTTCTGCTACTGGGCCTCGGAGCTCATCCTGTCgctacagcagcagcacaaGAAGTACCACGGCTCGCTCATCTACGTCACCTTCGCCATCAGCTTCTACCTCGTGGCGGGCGCCGGCGGGGCCTCCATCCTGGCCACGGCGGCCAACCTGCTGCGCCACTaccccacggaggaggaggagcaggccctGGAGCTGCTGtcggagatggaggagagcagCGACACCTACCCCGCCGACTATGACATTGCCAATCAGTTCCAGCCGCCGCCGGCGTACACGCCGTGACGCGGCCGACCGCCTCCgacgccccctctctctctccctctctctctctctccacctctctctcgcccccgaCCCCACCCCAACCGCGCTCCAACGGAGACGTCCGTTCTGTCT from Gadus morhua chromosome 11, gadMor3.0, whole genome shotgun sequence carries:
- the tmem127 gene encoding transmembrane protein 127; translation: MYAPPGPAVTSGRRRRGGTSLPKQPERSLASALPGALSITALCTALAEPAWLRIHGGTCPRQELGVADVLGYIDPKLLEDYCVNPQTILLLRVIAAFCFLGILCSLTAFLLDVFGPKHPALKITRRYAFAHILTVLQCATVIGFCYWASELILSLQQQHKKYHGSLIYVTFAISFYLVAGAGGASILATAANLLRHYPTEEEEQALELLSEMEESSDTYPADYDIANQFQPPPAYTP